One genomic window of Mucilaginibacter sp. SJ includes the following:
- the ileS gene encoding isoleucine--tRNA ligase, with translation MYKEYKQLNLSQTGKEILDFWKQKNIFEKSITSRPAGNPYTFYEGPPSANGMPGIHHVMARSIKDIFCRYKTLKGYQVKRKGGWDTHGLPIELAVEKALGITKDDIGKKISVKDYNDACRKEVMRYTDVWNDLTEKMGYWVDLNDPYITYKNEYIESLWWILKQLHNKDMLYKGYTVQPYSPKSGTGLSSHELNQPGTYKMVKDTTIVAQFKVKKDSDSAFLFDGIDTEVFILAWTTTPWTLPSNCALAVGEDITYVKINTFNPYTYLPVCVVLAKDLVKKYFKAEGQNASFADYKGGDKIIPWKIEAEVKGSQLVGIHYEQLLPYVTNEDLEKNAFRVIPADFVTTEDGTGIVHTASVFGADDFRACKENNVPSVMVKDETGKDVPLVNKQGRFVDEVTDYAGRYVKEEYYTDAERTEEGFKPTDVLISIKLKTENRAFDVKKYEHSYPHSWRSDEPILYYPLDSWFIRTTAVKDKMVELNKTINWKPESTGTGRFGNWLENLVDWNLSRSRYWGTPLPIWREENGVEEICIGSIAELNAEIAKSIKAGFMPEGFVLEDMHRPYVDDVVLVSSTGNKMLREPDLIDVWFDSGAMPYAQWHFPFEGQEEFKSAYPADFIAEGVDQTRGWFFTLHAIAVMLSEASDEVKAINEQVGNKGIAFKNVVSNGLVLDKNGNKMSKRLGNAVDPFETIEKYGADAARWYMISNASPWDNLKFNEEGIDEVRRKFFGTLYNTYSFFTLYANIDKFTYSEAEIEISKRPEIDRWIISLLNTLGKEVDGYYADFEPTKAARAIQEFVDVHFSNWFIRLSRRRFWKSDNTEDKLSAYQTLYTCLIAISKLMSPIAPFFADRLYCDLNAVTGKEEFESVHLAYFPEYNSALVDAELEERMQLAQDVSSLTLSLRKKVNINVRQPLSKILLPILDKSFKLHVEQVKDLILSETNIKDIEYITDTAGFIKKKIKPNFKALGQKVGKDMKVVAEAITNFSQDDIAALETNGNILVLDGKYEVLATDVEIIAEDVPGWQVANLGKLTVALDVTITNELKQEGISREFINRVQNIRKTKGFEVTDRINVQVSSTPAIREAVENNLSYICAEILANSITFVDNLTGGEPVTIDEQEILIAISKV, from the coding sequence ATGTACAAGGAATATAAGCAGTTAAACTTATCGCAAACCGGCAAAGAGATACTGGACTTCTGGAAACAGAAAAATATTTTCGAAAAAAGCATTACCAGCCGTCCGGCAGGTAACCCTTATACTTTTTATGAAGGGCCGCCGAGCGCTAACGGTATGCCCGGTATTCACCACGTAATGGCGCGCTCAATTAAAGATATTTTTTGCCGCTACAAAACCCTTAAAGGTTACCAGGTAAAACGTAAAGGCGGCTGGGACACCCACGGTTTGCCTATTGAGCTTGCCGTTGAAAAAGCTCTGGGCATTACTAAAGATGATATTGGCAAAAAAATAAGCGTAAAAGATTATAACGACGCCTGCCGCAAGGAGGTAATGCGCTATACCGACGTTTGGAACGACCTGACCGAGAAAATGGGTTACTGGGTCGACCTGAACGATCCGTATATCACCTACAAAAATGAATACATTGAAAGCCTTTGGTGGATCCTGAAGCAGCTGCATAATAAAGATATGCTGTACAAGGGTTATACCGTACAGCCATATTCACCAAAATCGGGTACCGGTTTGAGCTCACATGAGCTTAACCAGCCGGGCACATACAAAATGGTGAAGGATACTACCATAGTAGCCCAGTTCAAGGTAAAAAAAGATTCTGATTCAGCATTTTTATTCGATGGCATAGATACCGAAGTATTTATCCTCGCCTGGACTACTACTCCTTGGACACTACCTTCAAACTGCGCCCTTGCCGTTGGCGAAGACATTACCTACGTTAAGATCAACACCTTCAATCCGTACACTTACCTGCCGGTTTGTGTGGTTTTGGCTAAAGACCTGGTTAAAAAATATTTCAAAGCCGAAGGACAGAACGCTTCGTTTGCCGATTACAAAGGCGGCGACAAGATCATCCCCTGGAAAATTGAGGCAGAAGTAAAAGGCAGTCAGTTGGTGGGCATCCACTACGAGCAGCTACTGCCTTACGTAACCAACGAGGATCTGGAGAAAAATGCATTTCGCGTTATCCCTGCCGATTTTGTTACTACCGAAGACGGTACAGGTATAGTACACACCGCGTCTGTTTTTGGCGCGGATGACTTCAGGGCCTGTAAAGAAAACAACGTACCATCGGTAATGGTGAAAGACGAAACCGGCAAAGATGTTCCGTTGGTGAACAAGCAAGGCCGTTTTGTTGATGAAGTTACCGATTATGCCGGCCGTTACGTTAAGGAAGAATATTACACCGATGCCGAGCGTACCGAAGAAGGTTTTAAACCAACCGACGTACTCATCTCTATCAAATTAAAAACCGAGAACCGCGCGTTCGATGTAAAAAAATACGAGCACAGCTACCCGCACTCATGGCGCAGCGATGAGCCGATATTATATTATCCGCTCGATAGCTGGTTTATCCGTACCACCGCGGTTAAGGATAAAATGGTGGAGCTTAACAAAACCATCAACTGGAAACCGGAATCAACCGGTACAGGCCGTTTTGGTAACTGGCTGGAAAATTTGGTTGACTGGAACCTTTCGCGTTCACGTTACTGGGGCACCCCCTTGCCTATCTGGCGGGAGGAAAACGGTGTCGAAGAAATCTGCATCGGTTCAATTGCGGAGCTTAATGCCGAGATCGCGAAATCGATCAAAGCCGGTTTTATGCCCGAAGGTTTTGTGCTGGAAGACATGCACCGTCCTTATGTTGATGATGTTGTTTTAGTGTCATCAACCGGCAATAAAATGCTGCGCGAGCCAGATCTGATTGACGTTTGGTTTGATTCGGGCGCTATGCCTTATGCACAATGGCACTTCCCGTTTGAAGGCCAGGAAGAATTTAAGAGCGCCTACCCGGCTGATTTCATCGCCGAAGGTGTTGACCAAACCCGCGGCTGGTTCTTCACCTTGCATGCAATTGCTGTAATGCTAAGCGAAGCAAGTGACGAAGTTAAGGCCATCAACGAGCAGGTAGGCAATAAAGGTATCGCCTTTAAAAACGTGGTATCAAACGGCCTGGTACTTGATAAAAACGGCAACAAAATGTCTAAACGATTAGGCAATGCCGTTGACCCGTTCGAGACCATAGAAAAATATGGTGCCGATGCTGCACGTTGGTACATGATCAGCAATGCATCGCCATGGGATAACCTTAAATTTAACGAGGAAGGTATAGATGAAGTTAGGCGTAAGTTTTTTGGTACACTGTATAACACCTATTCGTTCTTCACCCTGTACGCCAACATTGATAAGTTCACTTACAGCGAAGCCGAAATTGAGATCAGCAAACGCCCGGAGATAGACCGCTGGATTATATCGCTGTTAAACACCCTGGGCAAAGAGGTTGACGGTTATTATGCCGATTTTGAACCAACTAAAGCCGCCCGCGCTATCCAGGAGTTTGTAGATGTGCATTTCAGCAACTGGTTTATCCGTTTAAGCCGCCGCCGTTTCTGGAAATCTGATAACACAGAAGACAAGCTTTCCGCTTACCAAACATTGTATACCTGTCTCATCGCTATCAGCAAGCTGATGTCGCCCATTGCGCCGTTCTTTGCCGATAGATTATATTGCGATCTGAACGCTGTTACCGGCAAGGAAGAGTTTGAATCGGTGCATTTAGCTTACTTCCCCGAGTACAACAGCGCGCTGGTTGATGCCGAACTGGAAGAACGGATGCAACTTGCACAGGATGTTTCGTCATTAACCTTGTCACTTCGTAAAAAGGTGAATATCAACGTGCGCCAGCCATTGAGCAAAATTTTATTGCCAATACTGGATAAAAGCTTTAAATTACACGTTGAGCAGGTTAAAGACCTTATTTTGTCTGAAACCAACATTAAGGATATCGAATACATTACCGATACCGCAGGTTTCATCAAAAAGAAAATAAAGCCAAACTTTAAGGCCTTAGGCCAAAAAGTAGGTAAGGATATGAAAGTTGTAGCCGAAGCCATCACAAACTTCTCCCAGGATGACATCGCCGCGTTAGAAACTAACGGCAACATCCTGGTTCTTGATGGCAAATACGAAGTATTGGCTACCGACGTAGAGATCATAGCCGAAGATGTACCCGGATGGCAGGTAGCAAATTTGGGAAAACTAACCGTGGCTTTAGATGTTACCATAACCAACGAATTAAAACAGGAAGGTATCTCGCGCGAGTTTATCAACCGTGTGCAGAATATACGTAAGACCAAAGGATTTGAAGTAACTGACAGGATAAACGTGCAGGTAAGCAGCACCCCGGCGATCAGAGAGGCCGTGGAAAACAATCTATCCTACATTTGCGCCGAAATTTTGGCCAACAGCATTACGTTTGTGGATAACCTTACCGGGGGCGAACCTGTTACAATTGACGAACAAGAAATATTGATTGCTATTAGTAAAGTATAA
- a CDS encoding TraR/DksA family transcriptional regulator, whose translation MKQEQEKTRYSEADLQEFKGIILDKMRIAREELNSLATSLSSPNANGTDDTAGTYKTLEDGSATLEKEQINQLAARQKKFIEQLEAALVRIENKTYGVCRETGKLIPKERLRAVPHTTLSMEAKLKQ comes from the coding sequence ATGAAACAAGAACAAGAAAAAACCAGATATTCTGAAGCTGACCTGCAGGAATTTAAAGGGATTATCCTGGATAAAATGCGCATAGCCCGCGAGGAATTAAACTCATTGGCTACCTCATTGAGTTCGCCTAATGCCAACGGCACCGATGATACTGCCGGTACTTACAAAACATTAGAAGATGGTTCGGCCACGCTTGAAAAAGAGCAGATAAACCAGTTGGCCGCACGTCAGAAAAAATTTATTGAGCAGCTTGAAGCCGCGCTTGTACGTATCGAAAATAAAACTTACGGTGTTTGCCGCGAAACAGGCAAGCTGATCCCGAAAGAGCGTTTACGTGCTGTTCCGCACACAACCCTCTCTATGGAAGCTAAATTAAAGCAATAA
- a CDS encoding lipoprotein signal peptidase, with protein MKAAYTKPFLTAAFIILADQIIKTWVRAHMQLQDEIRFLGSRGMLHYTENNGMAFGMEWGGDAGKLALTLFRIVAVCGIIYTLIYLIKHKYHRGLIMNVALILAGATGNIIDSTFYGIMYKYAPLFHGRVVDMFYFPLLRGTYPSWFPFWAGESFEFFRPVFNLADASICVGVIMILLYQKRYFKHEKPEVASPNSEMVEE; from the coding sequence ATGAAGGCAGCTTATACCAAACCTTTTTTAACTGCTGCCTTCATCATCCTTGCCGACCAGATCATCAAGACCTGGGTTCGCGCCCACATGCAGCTCCAGGACGAAATTCGCTTCCTGGGAAGCAGGGGGATGCTGCACTATACCGAAAACAACGGTATGGCATTTGGTATGGAATGGGGCGGCGATGCGGGCAAACTGGCCTTAACGCTGTTTCGCATAGTTGCGGTTTGCGGTATAATTTACACCCTTATTTATTTAATTAAACACAAATACCACCGCGGGCTCATCATGAACGTAGCGCTGATTTTAGCCGGCGCCACGGGTAATATTATCGACTCAACGTTTTATGGTATAATGTATAAATATGCGCCCCTATTTCATGGCCGTGTGGTTGATATGTTTTACTTCCCGCTATTGCGTGGCACCTATCCATCTTGGTTCCCGTTTTGGGCAGGCGAGTCGTTCGAGTTTTTCAGGCCGGTTTTTAACCTGGCCGATGCCTCTATCTGCGTAGGCGTAATTATGATCCTCCTGTACCAAAAACGCTATTTTAAACACGAAAAACCTGAAGTTGCCAGCCCCAACAGCGAAATGGTTGAAGAATAA
- a CDS encoding AAA family ATPase gives MEEQNSYTGNVSSAAPAAPTSYSTDIRALNEMIQRESAFIDLLLMEMDKVIVGQRYMVERLLIGLLANGHILLEGVPGLAKTLAINTLSRAIQADFSRIQFTPDLLPADVLGTMIYNQKKEEFIVRKGPIFSNFVLADEINRAPAKVQSALLEAMQERQVTIGDTTYKLPDPFLVLATQNPIEQEGTYPLPEAQVDRFMLKVVIKYPNKEDEKKIMRANISPSGMAKPNAIIKPEEIIKARQIVREVYMDEKIEQYIIDIVFATRFPDQFKLAKYKTLITFGASPRASISLALAAKAYAFIKRRGYVIPEDVRAVCHDVLRHRVGLSYEAEAENITSEDIITGILNVVEVP, from the coding sequence ATGGAAGAACAAAATAGTTACACAGGAAATGTTTCATCAGCAGCTCCGGCAGCTCCAACATCGTATTCAACCGATATCAGGGCGCTGAATGAAATGATACAAAGGGAAAGCGCGTTTATCGACCTGCTGCTTATGGAGATGGATAAAGTGATCGTTGGTCAGCGTTATATGGTTGAGCGTTTGCTGATCGGTTTACTGGCCAACGGGCATATTTTATTGGAAGGAGTACCCGGATTGGCAAAAACCTTAGCCATCAATACACTGTCAAGAGCTATTCAGGCTGATTTTAGCCGGATCCAGTTTACACCGGATCTACTCCCTGCCGACGTATTGGGTACCATGATCTACAACCAAAAGAAAGAAGAGTTCATTGTGCGCAAAGGACCAATCTTCTCCAACTTTGTTTTGGCCGATGAGATCAACCGTGCGCCTGCCAAAGTGCAAAGCGCGCTGCTTGAGGCCATGCAGGAACGCCAGGTAACTATCGGCGATACCACCTATAAACTGCCCGATCCGTTCCTGGTACTGGCAACCCAAAACCCTATTGAGCAGGAAGGCACTTATCCCCTGCCCGAGGCACAGGTTGACCGTTTTATGCTGAAAGTGGTAATCAAATATCCCAACAAGGAGGATGAGAAAAAGATCATGCGTGCCAATATTTCACCAAGCGGCATGGCAAAACCAAACGCTATCATCAAGCCGGAAGAGATCATTAAAGCCCGCCAGATTGTGCGCGAGGTTTACATGGATGAAAAGATAGAGCAATACATCATCGATATTGTTTTCGCTACCCGTTTCCCTGATCAGTTTAAGCTTGCTAAATACAAAACGTTGATCACCTTTGGTGCGTCGCCAAGGGCAAGTATCAGTTTGGCACTGGCAGCAAAGGCATATGCCTTTATTAAACGCCGTGGCTATGTGATCCCTGAGGATGTACGTGCAGTTTGTCATGATGTGTTAAGGCACCGTGTGGGCTTAAGCTACGAGGCCGAAGCAGAAAACATCACCAGTGAGGATATTATCACAGGCATCCTGAACGTGGTTGAGGTACCGTAG
- a CDS encoding DUF58 domain-containing protein produces the protein MAKDTKDLLKKVRKIEIKTRGLSNHLFSGEYHSAFKGRGMAFSEVREYQIGDEIRTIDWNVTARFNAPYVKVFEEERELTVMLLMDVSGSENFGTQNQQKQDLATELCAVLAFSAIQNNDKVGVIFFSDKIEKFIPPKKGRSHILMIIRELIAFQPENKGTNMAEALKYFTSVIKKKCTAFVISDFITPEFESELKIANKKHDIIALKLYDKHEEEFPNLGLIPVKDEESGHIMWVNTGDKAVRDAFKWDAVKRNAALQDAFRRSGVDYTTIGTHESYVKPLMTLFKKREGRR, from the coding sequence ATGGCTAAAGACACCAAGGATCTGCTAAAAAAGGTAAGGAAGATAGAGATCAAAACCCGTGGCTTAAGTAACCACTTATTTTCGGGCGAGTATCACTCGGCTTTCAAGGGGCGTGGTATGGCCTTTAGCGAGGTGCGCGAATACCAGATCGGCGACGAGATCCGTACTATAGACTGGAACGTAACGGCCCGCTTCAATGCGCCATACGTAAAAGTATTTGAAGAGGAGCGCGAGCTTACCGTGATGTTATTGATGGATGTGAGCGGTTCCGAAAACTTCGGTACACAAAATCAGCAAAAACAAGATCTCGCTACCGAACTTTGCGCGGTACTGGCATTTTCGGCCATACAGAACAACGATAAAGTGGGCGTGATCTTTTTCAGCGATAAGATCGAAAAGTTTATTCCACCTAAAAAGGGCCGTAGCCATATCCTGATGATCATCCGTGAGCTGATTGCTTTCCAGCCCGAAAACAAGGGCACCAATATGGCCGAGGCGCTGAAATACTTCACAAGCGTTATCAAAAAGAAATGTACGGCGTTTGTGATCTCTGATTTTATTACGCCCGAATTTGAAAGTGAGCTCAAGATCGCCAATAAAAAACACGATATCATCGCTTTAAAACTGTACGATAAACACGAAGAAGAGTTCCCGAACCTGGGCCTCATCCCGGTTAAAGACGAAGAAAGCGGCCACATCATGTGGGTAAATACAGGTGATAAAGCCGTCCGCGACGCCTTTAAATGGGATGCAGTGAAACGCAACGCCGCCCTGCAGGATGCCTTTCGCCGTTCGGGGGTTGATTATACCACCATTGGCACACATGAATCATACGTTAAACCATTAATGACATTATTTAAAAAGCGGGAAGGCCGGCGGTAA
- a CDS encoding vWA domain-containing protein, which yields MIWFKGIEFAHPGFFWLFISIPLMVGWYIWKQKQLQGNLAMPTVRGFAMITKSMLPRFRHLSIILRSLAMAALIVALARPQSSLSWQDTTTEGIDIVIASDISGSMLAEDFKPNRLEAGKNIAIDFIQNRPNDRIGLVVFSGESFTQCPLTIDHSVLVNLYADIKNGMIEDGTAIGMGLATAVNRLKDSEAKSKVVILLTDGSNNSGSIPPVTAAEIAKQFGVRVYTVGIGTNGYAPYPVQTPMGVQYQRMKVDIDEGTLNKIATITGGKYFRATNNSALKDIYEQIDKLEKAKIDVTQYRKKTERFLPFAIIALALLSLEFLTRHTLLKGAIT from the coding sequence ATGATTTGGTTTAAAGGAATAGAATTTGCTCATCCGGGCTTTTTCTGGCTGTTCATCAGCATTCCGCTTATGGTGGGCTGGTACATCTGGAAACAAAAGCAACTACAGGGTAACCTGGCCATGCCTACCGTAAGGGGTTTCGCCATGATCACCAAAAGCATGCTGCCCCGTTTCAGGCATTTAAGCATCATATTGCGTTCGTTAGCTATGGCTGCGCTAATTGTTGCGCTCGCAAGACCGCAATCGTCGTTAAGCTGGCAAGATACCACTACCGAAGGTATCGATATCGTTATTGCATCAGATATCTCGGGCAGTATGCTTGCCGAAGATTTTAAGCCCAACAGGCTTGAGGCCGGCAAAAACATCGCCATCGATTTTATCCAGAACCGCCCTAATGACAGGATCGGCCTGGTAGTTTTCAGTGGTGAAAGCTTTACGCAATGTCCGCTCACCATCGATCACTCGGTATTGGTAAATCTTTATGCCGACATCAAAAACGGGATGATTGAAGATGGAACCGCCATTGGCATGGGTTTGGCAACAGCTGTAAACCGTTTAAAGGATAGCGAAGCCAAAAGTAAAGTAGTGATCCTGCTTACGGATGGTTCAAACAATTCGGGCTCTATCCCTCCGGTTACCGCTGCCGAAATTGCCAAACAGTTTGGTGTAAGGGTTTATACAGTTGGTATAGGTACCAACGGCTATGCCCCCTATCCTGTTCAAACGCCAATGGGTGTACAATACCAGCGCATGAAGGTTGATATTGACGAAGGTACGCTGAACAAAATTGCCACCATTACCGGCGGCAAATACTTCAGGGCTACCAACAACAGCGCATTGAAGGATATTTACGAACAGATTGACAAACTGGAAAAAGCCAAGATTGATGTTACCCAGTACCGCAAAAAAACAGAGCGCTTTTTACCGTTCGCAATTATCGCACTGGCGCTTTTATCGTTGGAATTTTTAACAAGACACACCCTGCTTAAGGGAGCTATAACATAA
- a CDS encoding vWA domain-containing protein, translated as MLRFANTEFLWGLLAIPLLLFIFLRVNWWKRKAIASLGNKEVVMQLMPQVSFSRPWIKFIFFILAYALVVIGIADPQLGSKTEEVKRKGADLMILLDVSNSMLAQDLAPNRLENAKRALSQLIDKLHDDRIGIVVFAGQAYVQLPVTTDYAAAKLFLNTINTEMVPTQGTAIGAAINLGMQSFDFKNGTGKSMIIITDGENHEDDAVSAAKAALAKNVTVNVVGVGSEEGAPVPIYQGGKQVGFHNDSTGHPVVSKLDETMGKEIAAAGSGVYVRANNANSGLNIVMDQIAKVQRKMTDTKQFKDFEDRFQFFLAIAFVLLLAEFFISIRKNMRLSKIKLFEVKNT; from the coding sequence ATGCTACGTTTTGCAAATACAGAATTTTTATGGGGATTGCTTGCTATTCCGCTGCTGCTCTTTATTTTTTTGAGGGTAAACTGGTGGAAACGTAAGGCAATTGCCTCATTGGGTAATAAGGAGGTGGTGATGCAGCTGATGCCACAGGTATCCTTTTCACGCCCCTGGATCAAGTTCATCTTTTTCATTTTAGCCTATGCCCTTGTTGTTATCGGCATAGCCGATCCGCAATTGGGTTCAAAAACAGAGGAGGTAAAACGCAAAGGCGCTGATCTGATGATCCTGCTCGACGTATCAAACAGTATGCTGGCGCAAGATTTAGCGCCTAATCGCCTGGAAAACGCCAAGCGTGCATTATCCCAGCTGATTGATAAACTGCATGACGACCGTATTGGCATCGTTGTATTTGCGGGCCAGGCCTATGTACAGCTCCCGGTAACTACGGATTATGCGGCAGCTAAACTGTTCCTCAATACCATTAATACCGAAATGGTACCAACACAGGGAACAGCTATTGGCGCTGCAATTAACCTGGGGATGCAGTCGTTTGACTTTAAGAACGGTACAGGTAAATCCATGATCATTATTACCGATGGCGAAAACCATGAGGATGATGCTGTATCGGCAGCCAAAGCCGCTTTAGCCAAAAATGTTACTGTGAACGTAGTTGGTGTAGGATCTGAAGAGGGCGCGCCGGTTCCAATTTACCAGGGCGGCAAACAAGTTGGTTTTCATAATGACAGCACCGGGCATCCTGTAGTTAGCAAGCTGGATGAAACCATGGGTAAGGAGATTGCCGCAGCAGGAAGCGGTGTTTACGTGCGGGCCAACAATGCCAACAGCGGCCTTAATATTGTGATGGACCAGATTGCCAAGGTGCAACGCAAAATGACGGATACCAAACAGTTTAAGGATTTTGAAGACAGGTTCCAGTTTTTCCTGGCCATTGCCTTTGTCCTGTTACTGGCCGAGTTTTTTATCTCTATCCGCAAAAACATGCGCCTAAGCAAGATCAAATTATTTGAAGTAAAAAACACATGA
- a CDS encoding tetratricopeptide repeat protein — MKQYIIAILLVLQASFLFAQQERKYLRQGDELYQQKKYKEAEAAYRQAMSKKAKTLEGNFNLGDAMFKQKKYDDAAAQFNKLATASIDKNVKAGAYHNIGNSFLTQKKYQESIDAYKKALVNNPKDEETRYNLAYAQKMLKNQQDKNKGGGGNNNKDKNKDKNKDNKDNKDKDKNDKKDQDKNKQDQDKKDQDKQKQDQKDQQGQQPNQLSKDDAQRMLDALNNDEKQTQDKLKNKKLKGAKVPISKDW, encoded by the coding sequence ATGAAGCAATATATCATAGCCATTTTATTAGTGCTGCAGGCTTCATTTCTTTTTGCCCAGCAGGAAAGGAAATACCTGAGGCAGGGTGACGAACTCTATCAGCAAAAAAAGTATAAAGAGGCCGAAGCCGCATACCGCCAGGCCATGAGCAAAAAGGCCAAAACCCTTGAGGGCAATTTTAACCTTGGCGACGCCATGTTTAAGCAGAAAAAGTACGATGATGCAGCCGCACAGTTCAATAAGCTGGCAACTGCATCCATTGATAAAAATGTGAAAGCCGGCGCGTATCACAACATTGGTAACTCTTTTTTAACCCAAAAAAAATACCAGGAAAGTATCGACGCTTATAAAAAAGCGCTGGTTAATAACCCTAAAGATGAAGAAACCCGGTATAACCTTGCTTATGCCCAAAAAATGCTAAAAAACCAACAGGACAAGAATAAAGGCGGCGGGGGCAATAATAATAAGGACAAAAACAAGGATAAGAACAAAGATAATAAGGACAATAAGGATAAAGACAAGAACGATAAGAAAGACCAGGATAAAAACAAGCAGGACCAGGACAAGAAGGATCAGGATAAGCAAAAACAGGATCAGAAAGATCAGCAGGGGCAACAGCCAAATCAGTTGTCAAAAGATGATGCCCAGCGGATGCTTGATGCCCTTAACAATGATGAAAAGCAAACCCAGGATAAGCTTAAGAATAAAAAATTAAAAGGTGCTAAGGTGCCTATTTCAAAAGATTGGTAA
- a CDS encoding BatD family protein produces MKIKLSILTLLLCCSSLVFAQVKFTASVNKSTIGTGEVLEVTFSINANADRFAPPAFGGFQVVGGPNVSNSISMINGVTSASIAYGYDLVPTKEGEITIGPATIVAGGRPYSTAPIKIKVVKGQGGQASQQAQQQGSNGPDSRNIQKGRVSDISKSLFLRAEVDKTTAYMGQQIMMNLRLYTRVNIANGEPEKIPDLNGFYSQEIKNNNPNAQWRTEILNGVRYNVTDIKQTVLFPEHEGNITIEPSVMNFIVRQQAASSSGDPFDAFFGGYEDVKYKVKSAPVVIHVKPLPLAGKPAEFTGAVGKFNIEASLDKNDVKANDAINFQVKVSGAGNLKLLKPISPSFPADFEKYEPKITDTITINASGASGNRKYTYLLIPRHQGDFTIDPVKFAYFNPATGRYVSLSTPAFHVKVAKGTGDGSNVTAFSNAGKQDVKVLSNDIRYIKTGSELNEVGSDFYGSGLYYFLLIFGPASFLGALVYGKWRDKNNADVVGLKSRKAGKVAAKHLASAKLQLNDKKAFYENLFRGLYGYLSDKLNIPYADLNREKIASELKARSLDESLINEMLDTLDLCEMARYAPVSGITAQQVFDKAQNMINNIENKI; encoded by the coding sequence ATGAAAATTAAACTTTCCATATTAACGCTGCTGTTGTGTTGCTCAAGCCTGGTTTTTGCACAGGTAAAGTTTACGGCATCGGTAAATAAAAGCACTATAGGCACGGGCGAAGTACTTGAAGTTACCTTTTCCATCAACGCCAATGCCGATCGTTTTGCGCCGCCTGCTTTTGGCGGTTTCCAGGTGGTTGGAGGTCCCAATGTATCCAATAGCATTTCTATGATTAATGGGGTTACTTCGGCAAGCATAGCATATGGGTATGATCTTGTACCAACAAAAGAAGGTGAAATAACCATTGGCCCCGCTACTATTGTAGCAGGCGGAAGGCCCTACAGTACTGCTCCGATTAAAATTAAAGTAGTAAAAGGCCAGGGCGGCCAGGCCAGTCAGCAGGCCCAGCAACAAGGCAGTAACGGCCCCGATAGCCGCAACATTCAAAAAGGGCGTGTAAGCGATATCTCCAAATCATTGTTTTTACGTGCCGAGGTAGATAAAACAACGGCCTATATGGGTCAGCAGATCATGATGAACCTGCGCCTTTACACCCGGGTTAACATCGCCAACGGCGAACCTGAAAAAATCCCCGATCTTAACGGATTTTACAGCCAGGAGATCAAAAACAACAATCCAAATGCCCAATGGCGCACCGAGATTTTAAATGGTGTACGGTACAACGTAACCGATATTAAACAAACGGTGCTATTCCCCGAGCATGAGGGTAATATCACCATTGAGCCCTCTGTCATGAACTTCATAGTGAGGCAGCAAGCTGCTTCATCATCAGGCGATCCCTTCGATGCATTTTTTGGCGGATACGAGGATGTGAAATATAAGGTTAAAAGCGCGCCTGTGGTTATCCACGTAAAACCATTGCCACTGGCAGGCAAACCCGCCGAGTTTACCGGTGCTGTGGGTAAATTTAATATCGAGGCTTCACTTGATAAAAATGATGTTAAGGCCAACGATGCCATCAATTTCCAGGTAAAGGTAAGCGGTGCAGGAAACCTGAAATTATTAAAACCGATAAGTCCAAGTTTCCCGGCTGATTTTGAAAAATACGAGCCTAAAATAACGGATACCATTACCATAAATGCCAGCGGGGCATCAGGCAACAGGAAATACACCTATCTGCTGATTCCAAGGCACCAAGGCGATTTTACTATCGATCCTGTTAAGTTTGCCTACTTTAACCCCGCAACAGGCAGGTATGTTTCATTGAGCACCCCGGCATTTCATGTTAAGGTTGCCAAAGGCACCGGCGATGGCAGTAATGTTACCGCTTTTTCAAACGCGGGCAAGCAGGATGTTAAGGTGCTGAGCAATGACATCCGCTACATAAAAACCGGCAGCGAGTTAAACGAAGTAGGCAGCGATTTTTACGGTTCAGGATTATATTATTTCCTGCTGATCTTTGGTCCGGCAAGTTTTCTTGGAGCCTTGGTTTACGGCAAATGGCGCGATAAAAACAATGCCGACGTGGTAGGCTTAAAAAGCAGGAAGGCGGGTAAAGTGGCAGCCAAACACCTTGCCAGTGCCAAACTGCAGTTAAACGATAAAAAAGCATTTTATGAAAACCTGTTTCGCGGTCTGTACGGTTATTTGAGTGATAAGCTTAATATTCCTTACGCTGATCTGAACCGTGAGAAAATAGCATCAGAGCTGAAAGCCCGTTCACTTGATGAAAGCCTCATTAATGAGATGTTGGACACCCTCGACCTTTGCGAAATGGCGCGCTATGCACCGGTATCGGGC